From the Gemmatimonadaceae bacterium genome, one window contains:
- a CDS encoding Lrp/AsnC ligand binding domain-containing protein: MITTIVLVRAEPALIPKCAAALAGIAGVSDVYSVSGEWDLVCIIKVAEYGEIAHVVTEEFPKVPGLQRTMTLTAFRAYSRQDMEGAFNIGVE, encoded by the coding sequence ATGATTACCACGATCGTCCTCGTCAGAGCTGAACCTGCGCTCATTCCAAAATGCGCGGCCGCCCTCGCCGGCATCGCCGGGGTCAGCGATGTCTATTCGGTATCGGGAGAGTGGGATCTCGTCTGCATCATCAAGGTGGCCGAATACGGCGAGATCGCGCACGTCGTGACGGAGGAGTTCCCCAAGGTGCCGGGTCTCCAGCGCACCATGACGCTCACGGCCTTCCGGGCCTACTCGAGGCAGGATATGGAGGGGGCGTTCAATATCGGGGTCGAGTAG
- a CDS encoding pyridoxal phosphate-dependent aminotransferase: MSHPFVPSPNVASLKESATIAVSQRARALRAAGRSIIDLGAGEPDFDTPAFILDATKSALDAGATRYTAVEGIAPLREAIAAEATRRRAGREEPVTAGEVVVSTGSKQSLQNATFALFGPGDDVLLPVPSWVSYAEMVGLARANVVSVPGDPSRGLKVTAALLAQHATPRTRGLMLNSPSNPTGAVYEAEELAAIADLASARGWWIISDEIYGRITYRLPEAPSMLDVAARRDHIVVVNGVAKAYAMTGFRIGWSVAPRALSQTMTALQSHTTSNAATESQYAALAAVTRKPEADAAIAMMVAEFRERRDAARAILSAIPGLELIEPEGAFYLFFKAPGGDGTAFATTLLEREGIAVVPGAAFGTPEWVRVSYAAARADVDAGMHAIVRAWTA, from the coding sequence ATGTCGCACCCCTTCGTACCGTCGCCCAACGTCGCCTCCCTCAAGGAGTCGGCCACCATCGCGGTTTCCCAGCGGGCCAGGGCGTTGCGTGCGGCCGGCCGATCGATCATCGACCTCGGGGCGGGGGAGCCGGATTTCGACACGCCGGCCTTCATCCTCGACGCCACCAAGTCGGCGCTCGACGCCGGGGCGACCCGATACACGGCCGTTGAAGGGATCGCGCCGCTGCGTGAGGCGATCGCCGCCGAGGCCACGCGCCGCCGGGCTGGCCGTGAAGAGCCGGTGACGGCGGGCGAGGTCGTCGTCTCCACCGGCTCCAAGCAGTCGCTGCAGAATGCGACCTTCGCCCTCTTTGGCCCCGGCGACGACGTCCTGCTCCCGGTGCCGAGCTGGGTGAGCTACGCCGAGATGGTCGGGCTGGCGCGGGCGAACGTCGTGAGCGTGCCCGGCGACCCGTCGCGCGGCCTCAAGGTGACGGCCGCGCTGCTGGCGCAGCACGCCACGCCGCGCACGCGGGGATTGATGCTGAACTCGCCGTCAAACCCGACGGGGGCGGTCTACGAGGCCGAAGAGCTGGCCGCCATCGCCGACCTGGCGTCGGCGCGCGGCTGGTGGATCATCAGCGACGAGATCTACGGGCGCATCACCTATCGCCTGCCGGAGGCGCCCTCGATGCTCGATGTCGCCGCTCGGCGCGACCACATTGTCGTCGTGAACGGCGTGGCGAAGGCGTACGCGATGACCGGGTTCCGAATCGGCTGGTCCGTCGCGCCACGCGCATTGTCGCAGACGATGACCGCCCTGCAGTCGCACACCACGTCCAACGCGGCCACGGAGTCGCAGTACGCGGCGCTGGCGGCGGTCACGCGGAAGCCGGAGGCCGACGCGGCAATCGCCATGATGGTGGCTGAGTTCCGCGAGCGCCGTGACGCAGCCCGGGCGATTCTCTCGGCGATTCCGGGGCTCGAACTCATCGAGCCCGAGGGGGCATTCTACCTCTTCTTCAAGGCGCCGGGCGGTGACGGGACCGCGTTTGCGACGACGCTGCTGGAGCGCGAAGGGATTGCGGTGGTGCCGGGGGCGGCCTTTGGCACGCCCGAGTGGGTGCGCGTCTCGTATGCTGCCGCGCGTGCTGATGTCGACGCCGGCATGCACGCCATTGTGCGTGCCTGGACGGCGTGA